The proteins below are encoded in one region of Drosophila santomea strain STO CAGO 1482 chromosome 2R, Prin_Dsan_1.1, whole genome shotgun sequence:
- the LOC120447179 gene encoding PDZ and LIM domain protein Zasp isoform X22 — translation MAQPQLLQVKLSRFDAQPWGFRLQGGTDFAQPLLVQKVNAGSLSEQAGLQPGDAVVKINDVDVFNLRHKDAQDIVVRSGNNFVITVQRGGSTWRPHVTPTGNVPQPNSPYLQTVTKTSLAHKQQDSQHIGCGYNNAARPFANGGDGGVKSIVNKQYNTPVGIYSDESIAETLSAQAEVLAGGVLGVNFKKNEKEYQGDRSEVLKFLREEETGQSTPAFGNSHYEHDAPQQQQQQQQYQQPPQQQYNQHQQHYHQQQQQQQQQQQQQQQLQSSATRHVSAPVNSPKPPSTGGLPTGQNICTECERLITGVFVRIKDKNLHVECFKCATCGTSLKNQGYYNFNNKLYCDIHAKQAAINNPPTGTEGYVPVPIKPNTKLSASTISSALNSHGYGGNSNGYSNGNSTPAPAPVNQGYARPFGAAAPKSPVSYPPQQQQQSPRPAPGGQNPYATLPRSNVGQQGYGYPYTY, via the exons GTGAACGCCGGCAGCTTGTCCGAGCAGGCTGGCCTCCAGCCCGGCGATGCGGTGGTCAAGATCAACGACGTGGATGTCTTCAATCTGCGGCACAAGGATGCCCAGGACATTGTGGTGCGCTCCGGCAACAACTTTGTCATCACAGTGCAGCG CGGTGGCTCCACCTGGCGGCCGCATGTGACACCGACTGGCAATGTGCCGCAGCCCAACTCGCCGTATCTGCAGACGGTGACGAAGACCTCTCTGGCTCACAAACAACAGGACAGCCAGCACATCGGCTGTGGCTACAACAACGCGGCCCGTCCCTTC GCCAACGGCGGCGATGGCGGCGTGAAGAGCATTGTCAATAAACAATACAACACCCCGGTTGGCATTTACAGCGATGAATCTATTGCGGAAACACTCTCGGCCCAGGCGGAGGTTTTGGCTGGCGGTGTGCTCGG CGTGAACTTCAAGAAGAACGAGAAGGAATACCAGGGCGATCGGTCCGAGGTGCTGAAGTTCCTGCGCGAGGAGGAGACCGGCCAGTCCACTCCAG caTTCGGCAACAGCCACTACGAGCATGATGCAccccagcaacagcaacagcaacagcaatatcAACAACCACCACAACAGCAATACAaccaacaccagcaacactatcaccagcaacagcaacaacaacagcaacaacaacagcaacaacaacaactgcaatcAAGCGCCACTCGCCATGTCAGCGCCCCCGTGAACTCCCCCAAGCCCCCGAGCACCGGCGGACTCCCAACTGGCCAGAACATTTGCACCGAATGCGAGCGCCTCATTAC TGGCGTTTTCGTGCGCATCAAGGATAAGAACCTGCACGTGGAGTGCTTCAAGTGTGCCACGTGTGGCACCTCGCTGAAGAACCAGGGCTACTACAACTTCAACAACAAGCTCTACTGCGACATCCACGCCAAGCAGGCCGCCATCAACAATCCCCCCACCGGCACCGAGGGCTACGTCCCCGTTCCCATCAAGCC CAACACCAAGCTGAGTGCCTCCACCATCTCGTCGGCCTTGAACTCGCACGGTTACGGTGGCAACTCGAACGGCTACTCCAATGGAAACTCCACCCCTGCTCCGGCACCG GTGAACCAGGGCTATGCTCGTCCGTTCGGTGCCGCCGCTCCCAAGTCGCCGGTGTCGTatccgccgcagcagcagcagcagtcgccgCGTCCCGCTCCCGGTGGCCAGAACCCGTACGCCACCCTGCCCCGCAGCAATGTGGGCCAACAAG GTTACGGTTACCCCTACACGTATTAG
- the LOC120447179 gene encoding PDZ and LIM domain protein Zasp isoform X5 — MSAYVADEPSSIYGQISADSVAMAAPPPAPQPPTAGGGDQPFEYVTLTGNVIRSVQAPGKGAGPSYKVNQGYARPFGAAAPKSPVSYPPQQQQQSPRPAPGGQNPYATLPRSNVGQQGGEAVEELQPEFEEEDCFEMDIEVALAASRQSQRGSSFTWPPPQDDSHLAPTAAPLYIPPPETQHVVVSNPVQEVPPLPPGGATARLDPQPQAGASANGAPQWQSYSAPQLTTASARQLAEQESSSDSYTSTSTTTTTTSEEYQRMYAAQVQAYQMQEQSGSEFDYQVDYGSTQDSMQDYPSGRRSAQECVDSLAVPLSTYKLVDMVREVTPSPVTTPTQTPAPAPAAPSTRRVVFNDEPEIKELPQLPEELETIPEASEAVEDREGLVIEQRCQILESERKFQPTPEIKIEIAPVRQIPPTKIPNPMPKEWINPMIRVLTTAPEVPFHLVECPFPRPCGDDFEAEAAAAEAAKAREVPAPPPPQVSSAQPAINPVEPSPAPLRESPPRGSRLTQAMVTAPEFELKFAPPADQGIPLPEETEPYMPPPIDTKPYLREDYRPKSPFVSALTTAPDRPFEGHFDKDVPIHMIDLPTPKEHLSMCDALCTAPERGYTPLNPENAMHRVDEEQKQQELKKREFQVLDHEEELGIRPEPPQSVQFYETRRDQPRKSSAFAAMQAFQPSREPLTSNTVSNAGSVADTPRASIVSALKEETDLEYQKYLKAQQRNQKRLDYFHQKEEELSGTQGQQLTQLQRELSNQQQSLLSQQQLQQSKLLQLQQCVQSQELQQQMQHLTQKAQQQPPQANQQQQLQLQLQQQQQRGSQQQQHSQVTQRTQQQQQQQQVSQQVTQQQQQEQEHSLLSQTTLAETQTLQANAQSQSSASYSSKATACSNSSSTVPPATTSTAFAPAPAPAPAPSLAPVPTSTPVRPSAFAVQSSYCSSQFDAHELIEETVEELEHSPILFPPPSPLSHLTKHGKAVQSGLHKADSIPKYQRNWTVLPTQSPIRTPEPQELRENVPLAFVDAPKAPVTSDSSTVHRPIAQVAAPTTVVAPSREREKERRPQLSVPIIVEDRSGPVTMAFQPLDELVRPDQALTPTRPYTPSLTNKPAPIVPFYQTEEKLVFEECSATHARNYNELNASPFPDRTRSPAPGPPPNPLNAIRAPRMREPETKSNILSVSGGPRLQTGSITTGQSYQGQLLAHSEQSSQSASQSYSQQPERITEQRVGNLNIQQREQSSQLQQQAQSQTQSQTRSQVGNTQIERRRKVTEEFERTQSAKTIEIRTGSQSVSQSRAQSQSISQAQSQAQSQSQNQSDTERRSSYGKTGFVASQAKRLSCMEEEISSLTSQSQAISARASALGEGCFPNLRSPTFDSKFPLKPAHAESIVPGYTIVPAATKMLTAPPPGFLQHQQQQQQQQQQRSAFSGYQATTSSVQQSSFASSSKATTSSLSSSSASASASASASVARSSQSLTQASAITTATNNQATTAYRSSNGNITKPNLASRPSIASITAPGSANAPAPAPAPSAAPIKATAPFKAPIVPKSVIANAVNAAAPPAPAVFPPDLSDLNLNSNVDNSPGAGGKSAGAFGATSAPKRGRGILNKAAGPGVRIPLCNSCNVQIRGPFITALGRIWCPDHFICVNGNCRRPLQDIGFVEEKGDLYCEYCFEKYLAPTCSKCAGKIKGDCLNAIGKHFHPECFTCGQCGKIFGNRPFFLEDGNAYCEADWNELFTTKCFACGFPVEAGDRWVEALNHNYHSQCFNCTFCKQNLEGQSFYNKGGRPFCKNHAR; from the exons ATGTCCGCCTACGTGGCAGATGAGCCCTCTTCGATTTATGGCCAAATTAGCGCCGACTCGGTGGCAAtggcagcaccaccaccagcaccacaaccacccaccgccGGCGGGGGCGATCAGCCCTTTGAGTATGTCACGCTCACCGGCAACGTCATCCGCAGCGTGCAGGCTCCCGGAAAGGGGGCGGGCCCCAGCTACAAG GTGAACCAGGGCTATGCTCGTCCGTTCGGTGCCGCCGCTCCCAAGTCGCCGGTGTCGTatccgccgcagcagcagcagcagtcgccgCGTCCCGCTCCCGGTGGCCAGAACCCGTACGCCACCCTGCCCCGCAGCAATGTGGGCCAACAAG GTGGAGAGGCTGTGGAGGAACTGCAGCCGGAATTCGAGGAGGAGGATTGCTTTGAGATGGACATCGAGGTGGCCCTGGCCGCCAGTCGCCAATCGCAGCGTGGCTCTAGTTTCACCTGGCCACCGCCGCAGGATGACAGCCACTTGGCGCCCACCGCCGCACCACTCTATATCCCACCGCCGGAGACGCAACATGTGGTGGTTTCGAATCCAGTGCAAGAAGTGCCTCCACTGCCACCTGGAGGAGCAACTGCTCGACTAGATCCGCAGCCTCAAGCAGGAGCCTCGGCCAACGGAGCTCCTCAGTGGCAGAGCTACTCCGCTCCACAACTAACAACCGCTAGTGCCCGCCAGTTGGCTGAGCAGGAGTCTAGCTCGGATAGCTATACATCCACGTCGACCACCACGACCACCACTTCGGAGGAGTATCAGCGAATGTACGCAGCCCAGGTTCAGGCCTATCAAATGCAGGAGCAATCTGGCTCGGAGTTCGATTACCAGGTGGATTATGGCAGCACCCAGGATTCCATGCAGGACTATCCGTCCGGCAGGAGAAGTGCCCAGGAGTGCGTGGACTCCCTAGCTGTGCCCTTGAGCACCTACAAACTGGTTGATATGGTAAGGGAGGTTACACCCAGTCCCGTGACCACTCCCACTCAaactcctgctcctgctcctgctgctccttcgaCTCGTCGCGTTGTGTTCAACGATGAGCCGGAGATCAAGGAGTTACCCCAACTACCCGAGGAACTGGAGACCATACCGGAAGCCTCCGAAGCTGTAGAGGATCGCGAGGGTCTCGTGATCGAACAGCGGTGCCAGATCCTGGAGAGTGAACGCAAGTTCCAGCCCACACCCGAGATCAAGATCGAGATTGCCCCGGTGCGCCAAATACCTCCGACCAAGATTCCCAACCCAATGCCCAAGGAGTGGATTAATCCCATGATTCGAGTGTTGACCACAGCCCCGGAGGTTCCCTTCCACCTGGTGGAGTGTCCTTTTCCCCGGCCCTGTGGTGATGACTTTGAAGCAgaagccgccgccgccgaggcTGCCAAAGCTCGTGAGGTTCCtgcacctcctcctccacaaGTTTCTTCTGCTCAACCGGCAATCAATCCAGTTGAGCCATCACCTGCTCCCTTGCGGGAATCTCCTCCCCGAGGATCCCGACTCACCCAAGCCATGGTTACTGCTCCCGAGTTCGAGCTCAAGTTCGCCCCTCCCGCTGACCAGGGCATCCCACTTCCAGAGGAGACCGAGCCCTATATGCCACCACCCATTGACACGAAGCCCTATTTGAGGGAGGATTACCGACCCAAGTCACCATTTGTGAGTGCTCTAACCACCGCACCCGATCGTCCCTTCGAAGGTCACTTCGACAAGGATGTGCCCATCCACATGATTGACCTGCCCACCCCCAAAGAGCACCTGAGCATGTGCGATGCCCTGTGCACCGCCCCCGAACGTGGTTACACTCCCCTGAATCCCGAGAATGCGATGCATCGCGTAGACGAGGAGCAAAAGCAACAGGAACTCAAGAAGCGTGAATTTCAGGTGCTGGATCACGAGGAAGAGCTGGGCATTCGACCAGAGCCTCCTCAGTCCGTGCAGTTCTACGAAACGCGAAGAGATCAGCCACGGAAATCCTCTGCCTTTGCGGCCATGCAAGCATTCCAGCCATCCCGTGAACCCTTAACCTCAAACACGGTTTCGAATGCTGGAAGTGTGGCCGACACCCCAAGGGCCTCGATTGTGTCTGCCCTGAAGGAGGAAACCGATCTGGAGTACCAGAAGTACCTGAAGGCCCAGCAGCGCAACCAGAAACGATTGGACTACTTCCACCAGAAGGAGGAAGAGCTCTCGGGCACCCAGGGCCAGCAGCTAACCCAACTTCAGAGGGAGCTCTCCAACCAGCAACAGAGTCTGCTGAGCCAACAGCAATTGCAGCAATCCAAgttgttgcaactgcagcagtgCGTCCAGAGCCAGGagttgcagcagcagatgcagcatCTCACCCAGAAGGCACAACAGCAACCTCCTCAAGCtaaccaacagcagcaactgcaactgcaactgcaacagcaacagcaacggggttcccaacagcagcaacactcCCAAGTAACCCAAAGAacccaacagcaacagcaacagcaacaagtgTCCCAACAAGTAacccaacagcaacaacaagaacaagaacacTCTCTGCTCTCGCAAACCACACTCGCTGAGACCCAAACCCTTCAGGCCAATGCCCAATCTCAGAGTTCCGCTTCCTACAGCTCCAAAGCGACTGCTTGCTCTAACTCCTCTTCCACAGTCCCACCTGCCACCACCTCTACCGCTTTCGCacctgctccagctccagctccagctccatctttAGCTCCAGTTCCCACCAGCACACCTGTCCGCCCATCAGCTTTTGCTGTACAAAGTAGCTACTGCAGCAGCCAGTTCGATGCCCACGAACTGATCGAGGAGACCGTCGAGGAGCTCGAGCACTCGCCAATCCTGTTTCCGCCGCCCTCCCCGCTGAGCCACCTGACCAAACATGGCAAAGCCGTACAGTCCGGCCTCCACAAGGCGGACAGCATCCCCAAGTACCAGCGCAACTGGACGGTGCTGCCCACCCAGAGTCCCATTCGCACTCCGGAACCGCAGGAGCTGCGCGAGAACGTACCGCTGGCATTCGTGGATGCCCCGAAAGCACCAGTTACCAGTGACTCTTCCACTGTACATAGACCCATTGCCCAGGTGGCTGCGCCGACAACTGTGGTTGCTCCTTCCCGGGAAAGGGAGAAGGAGCGACGGCCCCAGCTGTCGGTGCCCATTATTGTTGAGGATCGATCGGGTCCAGTAACGATGGCTTTCCAACCGTTAGACGAACTGGTACGACCGGATCAGGCCCTGACGCCCACCAGGCCGTACACCCCGTCGCTGACCAACAAGCCGGCTCCAATTGTGCCCTTCTACCAGACGGAGGAGAAGCTCGTTTTCGAGGAGTGCTCGGCCACCCATGCCAGGAACTACAACGAACTGAACGCCTCGCCTTTTCCAGACCGAACACGTTCTCCGGCACCGGGACCACCGCCAAATCCGCTGAATGCCATTCGAGCACCGAGGATGAGGGAACCGGAAACCAAGTCCAATATTCTGTCCGTGTCTGGAGGTCCTCGCTTGCAGACGGGCTCCATAACCACCGGCCAGAGCTACCAGGGACAACTTCTGGCCCACTCCGAGCAGAGTTCCCAGTCGGCCAGTCAGAGCTACAGCCAGCAGCCGGAGAGGATTACCGAACAAAGGGTGGGCAACCTGAACATTCAGCAGAGGGAGCAGTCCtcccagctgcagcagcaagCTCAATCGCAGACCCAGAGTCAGACACGCAGCCAGGTGGGAAACACCCAAATTGAGAGACGTCGCAAGGTCACCGAGGAGTTCGAACGCACCCAGAGTGCCAAGACTATTGAGATCCGAACTGGCTCGCAGTCCGTCAGTCAGTCAAGGGCCCAGTCGCAGTCCATCAGCCAGGCCCAGAGCCAGGCTCAATCCCAGTCCCAGAATCAGTCGGACACAGAACGTCGCTCGTCGTACGGCAAGACGGGATTCGTGGCCAGTCAGGCGAAGCGTCTGTCCTGCATGGAGGAGGAGATCAGCAGCTTGACCAGCCAATCGCAGGCCATCAGTGCCCGGGCCTCGGCGCTCGGAGAGGGCTGCTTCCCCAACCTGAGATCGCCCACCTTTGACTCGAAGTTTCCACTTAAGCCGGCTCACGCGGAGTCTATAGTTCCAGGCTATACAATTGTTCCGGCGGCCACCAAGATGCTAACGGCACCACCACCGGGCTTcctgcagcaccagcagcagcagcagcagcaacagcagcaaaggTCTGCCTTCTCGGGCTACCAAGCCACCACTTCATCGGTGCAGCAGAGCTCCTTTGCGAGCAGCTCGAAAGCCACCACCTCATCGCTCTCATCctcatcagcatcagcatctgCTTCAGCATCAGCATCCGTCGCGAGATCGTCGCAAAGTCTAACCCAAGCTTCTGCTATTACTACTGCCACTAATAACCAGGCCACCACGGCCTACAGGAGCAGCAATGGCAACATTACCAAGCCTAATCTGGCCTCGCGGCCATCCATCGCTTCCATCACAGCTCCAGGATCAGCAAATGCTCccgctccagctcctgctccatCGGCAGCTCCAATCAAAGCTACTGCTCCATTCAAGGCACCGATTGTTCCAAAATCGGTGATAGCGAACGCCGTTAATGCCGCTGCTCCGCCTGCGCCCGCTGTCTTTCCGCCAGACCTGAGCGATCTGAACTTGAACTCTAATGTGGATAATTCCCCAGGTGCCGGAGGAAAGAGCGCTGGCGCCTTTGGAGCCACCTCGGCGCCCAAGAGGGGCAGGGGTATCCTGAATAAGGCAGCCGGACCCGGAGTGCGCATCCCACTGTGCAACAGCTGCAATGTGCAGATCAG AGGACCCTTCATCACGGCATTGGGCCGCATCTGGTGCCCGGATCACTTCATCTGCGTGAACGGCAACTGCCGTCGTCCGCTGCAGGACATTGGCTTCGTTGAGGAGAAGGGCGATCTGTACTGCGAGTACTGTTTCGAGAAGTACCTGGCGCCCACCTGCAGCAAGTGCGCTGGCAAGATCAAG GGTGACTGTTTGAATGCCATTGGCAAGCACTTCCATCCGGAGTGCTTCACCTGCGGCCAGTGCGGCAAGATCTTTGGCAACAGGCCCTTCTTCCTGGAGGATGGAAACGCGTACTGCGAGGCCGATTGGAACGAGCTGTTCACCACCAAGTGCTTCGCCTGCGGCTTCCCCGTGGAAGCTGGCGACAGATGGGTAGAGGCCCTGAACCACAACTACCATAGCCAATGCTTCAACTGCACG TTCTGCAAACAGAACCTGGAGGGTCAGAGCTTCTACAACAAGGGCGGACGTCCCTTCTGCAAGAATCATGCGCGCTAA